A stretch of Planctomycetota bacterium DNA encodes these proteins:
- a CDS encoding transposase has translation MPEFRRRRVAGATYFFTVATARRRPILTTDRARTILRQCISDVQQSRPFTIDAFVLLPDHFHVIWTLPPGDSDYSTRWRLIKGAFTHIWLNSGGGETSLYRGQAAEKRRGVWQPRYYEHTIRNEDDLNEHLDYIHYNPVKHGLTTCPKDWNWSSFHRYVKDGIYPIDWCCGNEPPPIISLNEQNME, from the coding sequence ATGCCCGAATTTCGCCGCCGACGTGTCGCGGGAGCAACTTATTTCTTCACTGTCGCAACGGCTCGTCGACGCCCAATTCTTACAACGGACCGCGCTCGCACCATTCTCCGCCAATGTATCTCCGACGTACAACAGAGTCGCCCTTTTACAATCGATGCATTTGTCCTTTTACCCGATCATTTTCATGTCATTTGGACGCTGCCGCCCGGCGATTCGGATTATTCAACACGATGGCGACTGATCAAAGGCGCCTTCACGCACATCTGGCTCAACAGCGGCGGAGGCGAAACCTCACTTTATCGTGGGCAAGCTGCGGAAAAGCGTCGCGGGGTGTGGCAACCTCGTTATTATGAACACACCATCCGCAACGAAGACGATCTGAACGAGCACCTCGACTACATTCATTACAACCCCGTAAAGCACGGCCTGACAACCTGCCCCAAAGACTGGAATTGGTCGAGTTTTCATCGATACGTCAAAGACGGGATTTATCCCATCGACTGGTGCTGCGGGAACGAACCTCCGCCCATCATCAGCTTGAACGAACAAAACATGGAATGA
- a CDS encoding peroxidase, whose translation MIGWVTLSMMIGWNGRGIAEEFRSFDGTGNNQTNATWGGTGSQLLRLSPVGYADGVSTPGGATRPSARVISNAVAGYDDGVESMPNARRMTDFIYAWGQFVDHDIDLTEPGGTEAFNISVPTGDPYFDPASTGTQVINMTRSVFDPATGTGPGNPRQQINEITSYLDGSVVYGSDATRAMALREGSGGRLATSAGNLLPFNTAGFYNANDAHIVGDDQLFLAGDIRANENIELTSIQTLFMREHNRIADQIAAAHSELSDEDIYQWTRKVVGAEIQAITYNEFLPALLGDNALGAYSGYHADVNASIATEFSTAGYRLGHSLLADDVEFLDNDGNAVREEVPLAQAFFNPTLVSESGIDPILKYLASDMAQEVDSKVVGSVRNFLFGPPGAGGFDLASLNIQRGRDHGLSDYNTTRQAYGLAPIASFSEITSDTALAQTLADLYDGDVNDIDLWVGALAEDHMNDASVGETLMAILVDQFERLRDGDRFFYLNDADLDSPIVAGLIDFGSLSLSDLIRWNTGITNLQDNVFMLSVSAVPEPGGWAMVMMSGLMMMFGRRGRGWRRVYSAA comes from the coding sequence ATGATCGGTTGGGTGACTCTGAGCATGATGATCGGATGGAACGGACGGGGGATCGCGGAGGAGTTCAGAAGTTTCGACGGGACGGGGAACAATCAGACGAATGCGACATGGGGCGGGACGGGCTCGCAGCTTCTGCGTCTTTCGCCGGTCGGTTACGCCGACGGGGTTTCGACGCCCGGCGGCGCGACGCGGCCGAGCGCGCGGGTGATCAGCAACGCGGTGGCGGGCTACGACGACGGCGTCGAGTCGATGCCCAACGCGCGGCGGATGACGGATTTCATTTATGCATGGGGCCAGTTCGTCGATCATGACATCGACCTGACAGAGCCGGGCGGAACGGAAGCGTTCAACATCAGCGTGCCGACGGGCGATCCGTACTTCGATCCGGCATCGACGGGGACGCAGGTCATCAATATGACGCGCTCGGTTTTCGATCCGGCGACGGGGACCGGCCCGGGCAATCCGCGTCAGCAGATCAACGAGATCACGTCGTATCTGGACGGGTCGGTGGTGTACGGCTCGGATGCGACGCGGGCGATGGCGCTGCGCGAAGGGAGCGGCGGGCGACTGGCCACGAGCGCGGGCAATCTTCTGCCGTTCAACACGGCGGGTTTCTACAACGCCAACGATGCGCACATCGTGGGGGATGATCAGCTTTTTCTCGCCGGCGACATCCGCGCCAATGAGAACATCGAGTTGACGAGCATTCAGACGCTGTTCATGCGCGAGCACAACCGCATCGCCGACCAGATCGCCGCGGCGCACAGCGAACTGAGCGATGAGGACATTTATCAATGGACGCGCAAGGTCGTCGGCGCGGAGATACAGGCGATCACGTACAACGAATTTCTTCCGGCCCTGCTCGGCGACAACGCGCTCGGCGCCTACAGCGGATATCACGCCGACGTGAACGCTTCGATCGCCACGGAGTTTTCGACGGCGGGGTACCGGCTGGGGCACAGTCTGCTGGCGGACGATGTGGAGTTTCTCGATAACGATGGCAACGCCGTGCGCGAGGAAGTGCCGTTGGCGCAGGCGTTTTTCAATCCGACGCTCGTTTCGGAAAGCGGGATCGATCCGATTTTGAAGTATCTGGCGTCGGACATGGCGCAGGAAGTGGACTCGAAGGTCGTGGGCAGTGTGCGGAACTTTCTGTTCGGGCCGCCCGGAGCGGGGGGATTCGATCTGGCGTCGCTGAACATTCAGCGCGGGCGGGATCACGGCTTGTCCGACTACAACACGACGCGCCAAGCGTACGGACTCGCGCCGATCGCGAGCTTCTCCGAGATCACCTCCGACACAGCCCTCGCGCAGACGCTGGCCGATCTGTACGACGGGGATGTGAACGACATCGACCTCTGGGTCGGCGCGCTGGCGGAGGATCACATGAATGATGCAAGCGTGGGCGAGACATTGATGGCGATTCTCGTCGATCAGTTCGAGCGGCTGCGCGATGGGGATCGGTTCTTCTATCTCAACGATGCGGACCTGGATTCGCCGATCGTGGCGGGGCTGATCGATTTCGGGTCGCTTTCGCTTTCGGACCTCATCCGTTGGAACACGGGGATCACGAATTTGCAGGACAACGTGTTCATGCTCAGCGTGTCGGCGGTTCCGGAACCGGGCGGATGGGCGATGGTGATGATGAGCGGGTTGATGATGATGTTCGGCCGCCGCGGGAGGGGCTGGCGGCGGGTATACTCGGCGGCATGA
- a CDS encoding DeoR family transcriptional regulator, with protein sequence MLILERQQRLLDILREQGAADLDSLASRLDVSASTVRRDLDALEQQGVLERTHGGAVFKGQRRHPLAFDERMGQQVEAKKAIGKYAASLVEPNMTLLLDGGSTIYYAAQQITARPLQVVTNSLTIAGLFANDEQVELLMTGGALYPRTGVLVGPIATGCMENLHADLLMFSGAGLFDDVAYNLNIDQAEIERVMIRQAARAVMLMDASKFGRKSLAKICSVDDIEAIVTDAGISDRWRKSLGERLVVAS encoded by the coding sequence ATGCTGATTCTCGAAAGACAGCAGCGATTGCTCGACATCCTGCGGGAGCAGGGCGCGGCCGACCTGGACTCGCTCGCGTCCCGTCTCGACGTCTCGGCGTCGACCGTCCGCCGCGATCTGGATGCGCTGGAGCAGCAGGGCGTACTGGAGCGCACGCACGGCGGGGCGGTGTTCAAGGGTCAGCGCCGCCATCCGCTCGCCTTCGATGAACGCATGGGCCAACAGGTCGAAGCGAAGAAGGCGATCGGAAAGTATGCCGCGTCGCTGGTGGAGCCGAACATGACCCTGCTGCTGGACGGCGGATCGACGATCTATTACGCAGCGCAGCAGATCACCGCGCGGCCGCTTCAGGTCGTGACCAACTCGCTGACGATCGCGGGCCTGTTCGCCAATGATGAACAGGTCGAACTCCTCATGACCGGCGGGGCGCTGTATCCGCGCACCGGCGTCCTCGTCGGCCCGATCGCCACGGGCTGCATGGAGAACCTGCACGCCGATTTGCTCATGTTCAGCGGCGCCGGACTTTTCGACGATGTGGCGTACAACCTCAACATCGATCAGGCGGAGATCGAACGGGTCATGATCCGTCAGGCCGCCCGCGCGGTGATGCTGATGGACGCCAGTAAGTTCGGCCGAAAGTCCCTGGCGAAAATATGCAGCGTCGACGACATCGAGGCGATCGTCACGGACGCGGGAATCTCCGACCGCTGGCGCAAATCGCTCGGCGAGCGCCTCGTCGTTGCTTCGTAG
- a CDS encoding acyltransferase translates to MTNRTLRIALLQHASSQDKATNIETVRAMAREAKEAGASLVITQELFAGPYFCQVEDESLFALAEPIPGPTSQKLCDTAKELNIHLSASLFERRAPGVYHNTSIMISPDGAIIDRYRKMHIPDDPRFYEKYYFTPGDLGFRAQKLPQVTTGMLVCWDQWYPEAARLTALRGAELLLYPTAIGWYHGETDEDRAAQRQAWITMQRSHAIANGVFVAACNRIGIENDLRFWGTSFVADPSGTIIAEAPENEPAVLLADLDLARIEPQRRGWPFLRDRRIDAYDQLTRRLIDE, encoded by the coding sequence ATGACCAATCGCACCCTCCGCATCGCGCTCCTTCAGCACGCCTCCTCGCAGGACAAGGCGACGAACATCGAGACCGTCCGCGCCATGGCCCGAGAGGCGAAGGAAGCGGGGGCGTCGCTCGTCATCACGCAGGAACTCTTTGCCGGGCCGTATTTCTGTCAGGTGGAGGATGAATCCCTGTTCGCCCTCGCCGAGCCGATCCCCGGGCCGACTTCGCAAAAGCTCTGCGATACCGCGAAGGAATTGAACATCCATCTCAGCGCGTCATTGTTCGAGCGCCGCGCCCCGGGCGTGTATCACAACACGTCGATCATGATCAGCCCCGACGGCGCGATCATCGACCGCTATCGCAAGATGCACATTCCCGATGACCCGCGCTTCTACGAAAAATATTACTTCACCCCCGGCGACCTCGGTTTCCGCGCGCAGAAACTTCCGCAGGTGACGACCGGCATGCTCGTGTGCTGGGACCAGTGGTACCCCGAAGCGGCGCGGCTCACCGCGCTGCGCGGGGCGGAACTGCTCCTGTATCCGACCGCCATCGGCTGGTACCACGGCGAGACCGACGAAGACCGGGCCGCCCAGCGACAGGCATGGATCACCATGCAGCGCTCGCACGCCATCGCCAATGGCGTCTTCGTCGCCGCGTGCAACCGCATCGGGATCGAAAACGACCTGCGCTTCTGGGGCACGAGCTTCGTCGCCGACCCCTCCGGGACCATCATCGCCGAAGCCCCCGAAAATGAACCGGCCGTCCTACTCGCCGACCTGGACCTCGCACGCATCGAACCCCAGCGCCGCGGCTGGCCTTTCCTTCGCGACCGCCGCATCGATGCGTATGACCAGTTGACGAGGCGCCTGATCGATGAATGA
- a CDS encoding helix-turn-helix domain-containing protein: MVKRPPIAKRFGAALRSRRQELGMSQERLAQLAGVNRSYISDLEQGGRNLSLANIEKLTRALDMSISDFFSEHGVD, from the coding sequence ATGGTGAAACGGCCACCGATCGCGAAACGGTTTGGCGCGGCGTTGCGATCGCGACGCCAAGAGCTGGGGATGTCGCAAGAGCGGCTTGCACAGCTAGCCGGGGTCAATCGCTCTTACATCAGTGATTTGGAGCAAGGTGGCCGCAATCTTTCCCTGGCCAACATCGAGAAACTGACGCGTGCGCTCGACATGTCGATCTCCGACTTTTTCTCGGAACACGGGGTGGATTGA
- a CDS encoding low affinity iron permease family protein, which produces MRSVTWYTQFAKVAARFCGRPVVFALAIGLILVWLISGPIFGFSDTWQLVINTSTTIVTFLMVFLIQNTQNRDTEAIQIKLDELIRATQGAHNALLDLEELEENDIEDFRQRYISLAKIARKLLDEGDRDTDTPEA; this is translated from the coding sequence ATGCGATCCGTCACGTGGTACACGCAATTCGCCAAAGTCGCCGCGCGATTTTGCGGGCGGCCGGTGGTCTTCGCGCTGGCCATCGGGCTAATCCTCGTCTGGCTCATCTCCGGGCCGATCTTCGGGTTTTCCGATACGTGGCAGCTCGTGATCAACACCAGCACGACGATCGTCACGTTCCTGATGGTCTTCCTCATCCAGAACACGCAGAACCGCGACACGGAGGCGATTCAGATCAAGCTCGACGAACTCATCCGCGCCACGCAGGGGGCGCACAATGCGCTGCTCGATCTGGAGGAGCTTGAGGAAAACGACATCGAGGACTTCCGCCAGCGCTACATCTCCCTCGCCAAAATCGCCCGCAAACTCCTCGACGAAGGCGACCGCGACACGGACACGCCGGAAGCGTAA
- a CDS encoding patatin, protein MMKRILSLDGGGIRGLLSIAVVKRIEAILRETHGDDQLVLADVFDLFAGTSTGAIIAAGLCWGMSAGEIEKLYIEHGAELFRKTPWYRRLHSKYQAESIGAYFRGLFCEEDGTAAKLGTKKLRKLLVVVMRNASTGSPWPVSNHAGAMFNDASRADCNLAVPLWQLLRASTAAPSFFEPQEIALGGEKHLFVDGGITPFNNPALLAVLMATLPAYRIEWPTGRQRIHVVSIGTGSMRFKLPRKIARKINLIDHLGYVIPGLMQSVAGEQDMLCRILGDCVHGEALDTELGALTSPTLLSGAEQKFTYARYDMQLDDPRLGRLTKRQTALDNLAMIPVLCELGATYASAHVHVEHLWPREMRA, encoded by the coding sequence ATGATGAAGCGCATCCTCAGCCTTGACGGCGGCGGTATTCGCGGGCTTTTGTCGATTGCGGTTGTCAAACGCATCGAGGCGATTCTGCGCGAGACGCATGGGGACGATCAGCTTGTGTTGGCGGATGTGTTCGACCTGTTCGCGGGGACAAGCACGGGGGCGATCATCGCGGCGGGGTTGTGCTGGGGGATGAGCGCGGGCGAGATCGAGAAGCTGTACATCGAACATGGCGCGGAGCTGTTTCGCAAGACGCCGTGGTATCGCCGGCTGCATTCGAAGTATCAGGCGGAGTCGATCGGCGCATACTTTCGGGGCCTGTTTTGCGAAGAGGATGGAACGGCGGCGAAACTCGGAACGAAGAAACTGCGGAAGTTACTGGTGGTGGTGATGCGGAACGCATCGACGGGGTCGCCCTGGCCGGTGTCGAATCATGCGGGGGCGATGTTCAACGATGCATCGCGGGCGGACTGCAATCTGGCGGTGCCGCTGTGGCAACTGTTGCGTGCGAGCACGGCGGCGCCGTCGTTTTTTGAGCCGCAGGAAATCGCACTGGGCGGGGAGAAGCATTTGTTCGTCGACGGCGGAATCACGCCGTTCAATAATCCGGCGCTGCTGGCGGTATTGATGGCGACATTGCCGGCGTATCGGATCGAGTGGCCGACGGGGCGTCAGCGGATTCATGTGGTTTCGATCGGCACGGGGTCGATGCGTTTCAAGCTGCCGCGCAAGATCGCGCGGAAGATCAATCTCATCGATCACCTGGGTTACGTGATCCCCGGCCTGATGCAGTCGGTGGCGGGGGAGCAGGACATGCTCTGCCGCATCCTCGGCGACTGCGTGCACGGCGAGGCGCTGGACACGGAACTGGGCGCGCTGACTTCGCCGACGCTTTTGAGCGGCGCGGAGCAGAAGTTCACGTATGCGCGGTATGACATGCAGCTAGACGATCCGCGGCTTGGCCGGCTGACGAAGCGGCAGACGGCGCTGGATAATCTGGCGATGATCCCGGTGCTTTGCGAACTGGGGGCGACGTATGCGTCGGCGCATGTGCATGTGGAGCATCTGTGGCCACGCGAGATGCGGGCGTGA
- a CDS encoding Cys/Met metabolism pyridoxal-phosphate-dependent enzyme has protein sequence MSDLNAMRRLSPRRNTTTAQNVDQLVAEQLAHFAIDPDTDFGKTLARLAAHLYESQADIDELWALTLRTIDGLDRADRIAYFNAKKFLSFQLARLLDTLQNPTRRTYQALDYRYTSRSVKGPYAVFDNVTAIFSATPVIARTATYIYACAEWIEDAFKGRELLLEIYSRLLNPTSVALANFIVDLEAGPYADQYFAWNFNSGMAAIDGVLAHVLGRDDILITSRNIYGGAHQLIHDWYAKDSNLGIAVESFDGDSAAAFEKCLRHVQIAHAARLAADRNIYLYLESPCNPHGYVLDVPAICAAAHAHGIRVMLDATVGTPFLHQPLQRDDPAERPDFVIHSYTKDLSGTGSVIAGCVIGRNEDMFVPKGSPGWEQTMFWNVYYVKGAFLNADAAFEVIQGMKTLEVRMLAKCINTKILAEFLAAHPQINVHCNALPGNANHALCEKLLYLNLPAPLFTIDIDGVTRESFQRFFDSLAPMFGHMISLGQSNTIVSCPALTTHSELDENSLRAAGIAPTTIRFAMGDEDPRDLITHFIATAKLTLDHDTPGFCDKFMTTDAINQLVNETYTDTHRRHIESKPLT, from the coding sequence ATGTCCGATCTCAACGCCATGCGCCGACTTTCCCCGCGGCGCAACACGACGACCGCTCAGAACGTCGATCAGCTCGTCGCCGAGCAGCTCGCGCATTTCGCCATCGACCCCGACACCGACTTCGGCAAGACGCTCGCGCGGCTGGCGGCGCATCTGTATGAATCGCAGGCCGACATCGATGAACTCTGGGCGCTGACGCTGCGCACGATCGACGGGCTCGACCGGGCCGACCGCATCGCTTATTTCAACGCCAAGAAATTCCTCTCGTTCCAGCTCGCCCGTCTGCTCGATACGCTTCAGAATCCGACGCGGCGGACGTATCAGGCGCTCGATTACCGTTACACGAGCCGCTCGGTCAAAGGCCCCTACGCCGTGTTCGACAACGTCACGGCGATCTTCTCGGCGACGCCCGTCATCGCCCGCACCGCGACGTACATTTATGCCTGCGCGGAATGGATCGAAGACGCCTTCAAAGGGCGCGAACTGCTGTTGGAAATTTACTCGCGGCTACTGAATCCGACGAGCGTGGCACTGGCGAATTTCATTGTCGATCTCGAAGCGGGGCCGTACGCGGATCAGTACTTCGCATGGAACTTCAACAGCGGCATGGCGGCGATCGACGGCGTGCTGGCCCATGTGCTCGGCCGCGACGACATCCTCATCACGAGCCGCAACATCTATGGCGGGGCCCATCAGCTCATTCACGACTGGTACGCCAAGGACTCGAACCTCGGCATCGCCGTCGAAAGTTTCGACGGCGACAGCGCCGCGGCGTTCGAGAAATGCCTGCGTCACGTGCAGATCGCGCACGCCGCCCGACTCGCCGCCGATCGCAATATTTACCTGTACCTCGAATCCCCGTGCAATCCGCATGGGTACGTGCTGGACGTGCCCGCCATCTGCGCCGCGGCGCATGCCCATGGCATTCGCGTCATGCTCGACGCCACCGTCGGCACGCCCTTCCTGCATCAGCCGCTCCAGCGCGATGACCCCGCCGAGCGCCCCGACTTCGTCATTCACAGCTACACGAAGGACCTCTCCGGCACCGGCTCCGTCATCGCCGGCTGCGTCATCGGCCGAAACGAAGACATGTTCGTCCCCAAGGGTTCGCCCGGCTGGGAGCAGACGATGTTCTGGAACGTGTACTACGTCAAAGGCGCGTTCCTCAACGCCGACGCCGCGTTCGAAGTGATCCAGGGCATGAAGACGCTCGAAGTCCGTATGCTCGCCAAGTGCATCAATACGAAGATTCTCGCCGAGTTCCTCGCCGCGCATCCGCAGATCAATGTGCACTGCAATGCATTACCCGGCAACGCCAATCACGCGCTCTGCGAGAAACTCCTCTACCTCAATCTCCCCGCCCCGCTCTTCACCATCGACATCGACGGCGTGACGCGCGAATCCTTCCAGCGCTTCTTCGACTCTCTCGCCCCGATGTTCGGCCACATGATCAGTCTCGGCCAGTCCAACACCATCGTCTCCTGCCCCGCCCTCACTACTCATTCGGAACTCGACGAAAACTCCCTCCGAGCCGCCGGCATCGCCCCCACCACCATCCGCTTCGCCATGGGCGACGAAGACCCCCGCGACCTGATCACCCACTTCATCGCCACCGCGAAGCTGACCCTCGACCACGACACACCGGGCTTCTGCGACAAGTTCATGACCACCGACGCGATCAACCAGCTCGTCAACGAAACCTACACCGACACGCACCGAAGGCATATCGAATCCAAACCGCTCACGTAG
- a CDS encoding agmatine deiminase family protein, with protein sequence MDSNMTQTAAELGYRMPGEFEPLDAVWLARPRNEETWPGCFDEALAQHDAFAAAMRKVIRVDRIGEDHDWPVNDSWIRDYGPLFVVNASGGLAAHDFVFNGWGGKYNNEYADDDIAPQRIAPLLNIPLFKHTMVLEGGSIDVNGRGTVMTTAQCLLNKNRNPHMTRREIEAELHAALGTRHTIWLPGGIVGDDTDGHIDDIARFVDPVTILASRAPEGHDDYAMLAENFDALLQARDQDGDKLNIIALPVPDPIMYDFPPDRFGPGGVNPVPASYANFLIVNDHVFTPIFGQSRDDEALKIIEKTTGKTAIGIRSEYLVVGLGALHCLSMQQPAPRRAGH encoded by the coding sequence ATGGATTCAAACATGACGCAAACCGCCGCTGAGTTGGGTTACCGCATGCCCGGTGAGTTCGAGCCGCTCGATGCCGTCTGGCTCGCGCGCCCGCGGAACGAAGAGACCTGGCCCGGTTGTTTCGACGAAGCACTCGCGCAGCACGACGCCTTCGCGGCGGCGATGCGCAAGGTCATCCGCGTCGACCGCATCGGCGAGGATCACGACTGGCCCGTCAACGACTCATGGATCCGCGACTATGGCCCGCTCTTCGTCGTCAACGCTTCCGGGGGGCTCGCCGCGCACGACTTCGTCTTCAATGGTTGGGGCGGCAAGTACAACAACGAGTATGCCGACGACGACATCGCCCCGCAGCGCATCGCGCCGCTCCTGAACATTCCGCTCTTCAAGCATACGATGGTCCTCGAAGGCGGGAGCATCGACGTGAACGGCCGCGGCACCGTCATGACTACCGCCCAGTGCCTGCTCAACAAGAACCGCAATCCGCACATGACGCGCCGCGAGATCGAAGCCGAGCTGCACGCCGCGCTGGGCACGCGCCACACGATCTGGCTCCCCGGCGGAATCGTCGGCGACGACACCGATGGCCACATCGACGACATCGCCCGCTTCGTCGATCCCGTGACGATCCTCGCGAGCCGCGCCCCCGAGGGTCACGACGACTACGCCATGCTCGCCGAGAACTTCGACGCGTTATTGCAAGCCCGCGATCAGGACGGCGACAAACTCAACATCATCGCGCTGCCCGTCCCCGATCCGATCATGTACGACTTCCCCCCCGACCGCTTCGGCCCCGGCGGCGTCAATCCCGTCCCCGCCAGCTACGCCAACTTCCTCATCGTCAACGATCACGTCTTCACCCCCATCTTCGGCCAAAGCCGCGACGATGAAGCCCTCAAAATCATCGAGAAAACCACCGGTAAAACCGCCATCGGCATCCGCAGCGAATATCTAGTCGTTGGCCTCGGCGCGCTGCATTGCCTTTCGATGCAACAGCCGGCTCCCCGTAGGGCAGGTCATTGA